Genomic DNA from Bacterioplanes sanyensis:
GGGATGTATTCCATCAGCTGGTCGATATCCAAATCCGGATTGTCGATCAGCGCCAAACAACCGTTCATGACTTCCGTCAGGTTGTGCGGCGGAATATTGGTCGCCATGCCGACGGCAATACCGGATGAGCCATTCACCAGCAGATTCGGTACACGCGTTGGCAGCACTTCGGGGATTTGCTCAGTGCCGTCGTAGTTGGGCACCCAATCGACGGTTTCTTTGTCGATATCAGCCAGCATTTCATGGCTCAGTTTGGCCATGCGTACTTCGGTGTAACGCATCGCCGCCGCAGAGTCGCCGTCGATGGAGCCGAAGTTACCTTGGCCATCCACCATCAGATAACGCATGGAAAAGTCTTGCGCCATCCGCACGATGGTGTCGTACACCGCAGAGTCACCGTGAGGGTGATATTTACCGATCACGTCACCCACCACACGGGCAGATTTTTTGTACGGTTTATTCCAATCATTGCCGAGCACGTTCATGGCATGCAGAACCCGGCGATGCACCGGCTTCAGACCATCGCGAACATCTGGTAAAGCTCGCCCAACGATTACGCTCATGGCGTAATCGAGGTACGACTGTTGCAGCTCGTCCTCAATATTAATTGGCAGAACTTCTTTGGCTATGTCACCCATACGTTTTCGGCCTGTTTGTGCGAATCACCGAACTGACATTGCGGCTGTGGTGATACGGTCCGTGTTGATGCCCTGAATGCGCCAGCGCGCCTCAATGGCTTGTGCAATAAAGCCCGGAATCATACCACAAATCAAAGAGATACCTAGCGAGGCAAAGGACAAGCCGGAGAGCGTCAAAGACGCTGCGCCGGGCGCAGCGGATGGGTATACTGTGCTCTCAGTTATCAACGACGAATTTGCACATGCAGGCAGACCTGATCATTCACGCTCGCTGGCTCGCCACCATGGACAGCGCAAACGGCCAACTGGCCCAGCATCAAGCCATCGTTATTAAAGACGGCAACATTGTTGCTATCGAAGCCAGTGACGACTGCCGCTGGCAGGCAGAGCACGTTGAGCAACTGAACGATCACGTGGTATTGCCAGGCTTTATTAACAGCCACGGCCATGCCGCCATGAGCCTGTTTCGTGGCATGGCCGATGATCAACCACTGATGACTTGGCTGCAGGAGCATATCTGGCCGGCGGAGGCACGCTGGGTCGACCATGATTTCGTGCGTGACGGCACGCGCCTGGCGATCGCTGAGATGCTGCTATCTGGCACCACTACCTTCGCCGACATGTACTTTTACCCACAAGCCTGTGCAGAAGCCGCGGTCGAGGCCGGTATCGGAGCGGTCATCTTTACCCCGATCATCGACTTCCCGACCAATTTTGCGCAAAACGCCGACGAGTACATTCGCAAAGCCATCGATGCCCACGACCACCATCGCCACAACCCATTGTTGACCTTTGGCTTCGGCCCACATGCGCCATACACCGTGTCCGATGAGCCATTAAAAGAAATCACCACGCTGGCCGATCAACTGGATCTACCGGTGCAGATTCACCTGCATGAAACCGCCTTTGAAGTGGAGCAAAGCCTCGAGCTGCACGGCCTTAGACCATCTCACAGGCTGGCAGAGCTGGGCTTTTTGACCGAGCGAGTCAGCTGCGTCCACATGACTCAGGTCGACGACAGCGACATCCAGCTACTGACGCGCAGCGGCGCTTCGGTAGTGCATTGCCCAGAGTCCAATTTGAAACTGGCCAGCGGCTTTTGCCCCATCCACACACTGCTGAAGTCTGGCGTGAACGTTGGGCTGGGCACTGATGGCGCTGCCAGCAACAACGACCTGAACCTGCAAGGTGAAATGAAGACCGCCGCCATGCTGGCCAAAGCCGTGGCCGGTGACGCTGCCGCCGTGCCCGCTTGGCAAGCACTGTATTGCGCCACCATGGGCAGCGCCAAAGCGCTGGGCATTGACGAAACCACTGGTTCATTGACGGTGGGCAAACGTGCCGACATTCAAGCCATTCGACTGACAGAATTACCCCAGCAACCGCTGTACGATCCAATATCGCAGCTGGTGTATACCGACGCTAGCCGTCATCTCAGTCATTGCTGGGTGGCCGGCAAAGCCAAAGTGCGCGACGGCCAACTGACCGATAACAGCCTCGACTCGTTAACGGCCATCGCCAGCAGTTGGCAACAGCGCATTCGTGCGCAGTGAAACGACGGCAGCGGCAACACCAGCCACTGCGTAAGTGAGCAATTGTGGAGAACACCATGACCGACAGACCCAACAACAACGTAGACGCAGGCGAGATTGCCAAGTTCGAAGCGCTGGCCAGCCGTTGGTGGGACAAAGAAAGTGAGTTCAAACCGCTGCACGACATCAACCCACTGCGCGCCAACTACATCGACCAGCACGCCGGGCTAGCTGGCAAACGAGTGCTGGACGTCGGTTGCGGCGGCGGTATTTTGAGCGAAAGCATGGCCCAACGCGGTGCTCAGGTGATGGGCATCGATATGGGCGAAGCGCCACTCAACGTGGCCAAGCTGCACGCACTGGAATCGGGTGTTGAGGTCGACTATCAACGCATTGAAGTAGAAACTCTGGCGCAGCAACAACCTGCCAGCTTCGATGTGGTCACCTGCCTAGAGATGCTGGAGCACGTGCCGGACCCGTCTTCCGTGGTCAAAGCCTGCTTTGAGTTGGTCAAACCCGGTGGCCAGGTATTTTTCTCCACCATCAATCGCAACCCTAAATCGTATTTGTTTGCCATCATCGGCGCCGAGTACGTACTGCGCCTATTGCCAGCGGGTACCCATGATTACAACAAATTCATCAAGCCCAGCGAATTGGCGGGCTGGTGCCGGGACACCGAACTGGAAGTGCTGCACATGACGGGCATGACCTACAACCCCATCACCAAGCACTACAAACTGACAGAGTCCGACGTCAGTGTGAATTATCTGATGGCGACACAGCGCCCAGCCGCCGCATGAGCTTGCCACGCCCAGCCGCAGTGTTGTTCGACCTAGACGGCACCTTGGTCGATACTGCACCGGATTTCTTCGGTGTAGTGAACCAACTGCGCCAGCAAGCCGGCCTGAGTGCTTTGGACGATCAGCGCATTCGGGAGCAAGTCAGCAACGGCGGTACCGCATTGACCAGCCTCACCTGGGAAATCAGCCCAGAGGCCGATGGCTTTGCAGCAAAACGCCAGCTACTGCTCGACTGCTACGAGCAGTACATTGGCAGCCGGTGCCAGTTGTTTCAGGGGTTCGAGTCACTGCTTGCGCGGCTCAATAATTCCAACATTGCCTGGGGCATTGTCACCAACAAACCACGCCGTTACACCGAGCTGCTGCTGCAACGCATGCCATTGACCAGCCCCGTAGTGGTGTGCCCGGAAGACGTCAACCATGCCAAGCCGCACCCAGAGCCGTTACTGCTCGCCGCGCAGCAGTTGCAACTGGAACCTGCACACTGCTGGTACATTGGCGATCACCAGCGCGACATTGACGCCGGGCGCGCCGCTGGCATGCCCACGCTCGGCTGCCGGTTTGGCTATGTAAGCGATCCGACGGAAGCCGACCAATGGCAAGCCGATGCGGTGCTGGATCAGCCCCAGGATCTGCAACGCCTACTCTCTCACTACTTATAAACTGCCACCGACAAGACAGCGATCATGACTGCAAACTTATCTTTATCTGGACGCACCATTCTCGTCACCGGCGCAGGCTATGGCATCGGTCGCGAAGCGGCACTGACCTACGCACGCGCTGGCGCGACTGTGTTACTGCTGGGCCGCACACAAGAAGCCCTGAATGACACCTACGATCTGATCGAGCAAGAAGGCCTACCGCAAGCGGCGGTATTGCCGTTCGATTTGGAAACGCAAGACGAAGAAGCCTTTCGTGAACTGGCCAGCCTGATTGAACAGCACTTTAACCATCTGGATGGCGTACTCATGAACGCCAGCATTCTAGGTCAGCGCACGCCATTGGAAAGCTACGACTGGAATACCTTTCAGCGCGTTATGCAGGTCAACGTCAACGGTCAGTTTGCGCTGATCAAACACCTGCTGCCGCTGCTGCGCCAAGCGCCGGCCGACGCCTCGGTGATTTTCACCACCAGCTCGGTCGGACGTCAGGGCCGAGCCTATTGGGGCGCCTACAGCGTATCAAAGTTTGCCACCGAGGGACTGATGCAAGTGCTGGCACAGGAGTTGGAAAACACCAGCCAGATTCGCGTTAACTGCATCAACCCAGGCGCCACCCGCACCAGCATGCGAGCCGCCGCCTTCCCGGCCGAAGACCCGACCACAGTGACGGCCATCGAGGACATCATGCCGCTGTATCTGCACTTGATGTCGCCGACATCAAAAGACACCCACGGCCAAAGCCTGGACGCACAACCACAGCGCGCGCCGAGCGCCTAACCTGCCTGCGGGCAATCCTTGCCGCCAGCGGCAAGGATTGCTGCCATCATCCCAAGCAGACCAGTTACGCCATCCCGCTCGGCGTTAAGCGTCAGAAAAGCGCCATCTTCTCAAGCTGTCACATATCAAGCATTTGACGCTTTTCCAGGCCAGCAAGGTGTCAAAAAAGACGATTTATTGCCACACAGCCACAGCAGAATTCATAACCAATTGATTTTTATGGAGTTTATCTTTCTTAAAAAAGTGGCACGCTAATCGCTTAGGGAGAATACAGAACACGATCAGTATGAGGTGACTCATGGTGAGTCCATTACACAGCAACGGTCGAGCAGAGCTCCGCGACGAGAAAATCGTCACCAGCATTGGGGATCTTGCCCCACGGCCCGATCTACGCCCAGAACTGCTGCTACGCCTATCCGGCAAGCTGCAAACCACACTGGAACTGCAGCAGTTGTTGGAGATTTTCTTCGATGAAATCCAGCAAGCGATTCTGGTTGATGGAATCACCTTTCATCACGCCAACAATGGCCTCCATATTAGCCAAGGAAAGCAGAGTCAGCACAGCGTTCACTATCGCTTGCAGACTCAGGGAGATTATATGGGCGACCTTAACTTTCATCGCAGCACGCGCTTTCGTGAGCATGAGCTGGCCAATATCGAAGGTCTGCTGACCACACTGGTGTATCCGGTGCGTAACGCCTTGCGCTATCACTCAGCGCTGGCAGCGGCCTTTCGTGATCCACTGACTGGCGCGGGCAACCGCGCTGCACTGGACAGAACCTTGGTACGTGAAATTGAACTGTCTAAACGCCATCAACATGCGTTATCGCTGCTGATGATCGATTTGGATTGGTTCAAGCAGATCAATGACAAGCACGGCCACAGCTGCGGCGACAAGGTGCTGCAACAAACCGTGGAGTGCATTTCCAGCTGCATTCGCCAAACCGACATGAGTTTCCGCTATGGCGGTGAGGAATTCATCATTGTATTGTCTGGCGCCAGCGCCAGTGGCGCCTTGCGCATTGCCGAGCGTATCCGCATCAGCATCGAGGCATTGCGATTACAGGGCAGCCAGGGGGACATCCAACTGTCGGCCAGCCTAGGTTGCGTTACCCTGCACGGCGATGATGATAAAGACAGTTTGCTGCATCGCGCCGATGAGGCGCTGTACGCCGCTAAAAGCGGCGGCCGCAACCGAGTGATTTGCGAAACCGACCTGCACTCAGAGCTGCCGCCAGCGAAGGCTGACTGATTAGCGTGCGGCGCGGCGGCGACGCTGCGCTGTTTGACGGACCTTCTGGCGCTTTTGCACACGCTGAAAGCGCTCTTTCTCTTTGCCGACCAAGCGGCGGCGGACTTTGCGCTCAAGACCGACCAAGTCGGCCAGATCGTTCACTTCACGCTGTTGCAGCTCCACCCAAGTGCCCACAGGCACATTGGCCGGCATAAAAATACAGCCATAGCGCACACGCTTAAGTCGACTGACTTCCACTCCCTGGCTTTCCCACAAGCGCCGCACTTCGCGGTTTTTGCCTTCCATTAACACCACATGGAACCACTTGTTCTGGCCCTCACCGTCAAAGAACTGCACGTCGGTAAAGCGAGCCAGGCCGTCATCCAGTAAAACGCCTTCTTTTAAGCGCGCGATCATGGCTTCATCGACATCACCACGCACACGCACAGCGTACTCACGGTCGACACCGGACGACGGATGCATCAGTTTGTTGGCCAGCTCACCATCGGTAGTGAACAGCAACAGCCCAGAGGTATTGATATCCAAGCGGCCGACGTTAATCCAACGCTCACCACGAGTGTGTGGCAAATGATCAAATACCGTCGCGCGGCCATCGGGGTCGGTGCGGGTGCACACTT
This window encodes:
- a CDS encoding TRZ/ATZ family hydrolase, which translates into the protein MQADLIIHARWLATMDSANGQLAQHQAIVIKDGNIVAIEASDDCRWQAEHVEQLNDHVVLPGFINSHGHAAMSLFRGMADDQPLMTWLQEHIWPAEARWVDHDFVRDGTRLAIAEMLLSGTTTFADMYFYPQACAEAAVEAGIGAVIFTPIIDFPTNFAQNADEYIRKAIDAHDHHRHNPLLTFGFGPHAPYTVSDEPLKEITTLADQLDLPVQIHLHETAFEVEQSLELHGLRPSHRLAELGFLTERVSCVHMTQVDDSDIQLLTRSGASVVHCPESNLKLASGFCPIHTLLKSGVNVGLGTDGAASNNDLNLQGEMKTAAMLAKAVAGDAAAVPAWQALYCATMGSAKALGIDETTGSLTVGKRADIQAIRLTELPQQPLYDPISQLVYTDASRHLSHCWVAGKAKVRDGQLTDNSLDSLTAIASSWQQRIRAQ
- the ubiG gene encoding bifunctional 2-polyprenyl-6-hydroxyphenol methylase/3-demethylubiquinol 3-O-methyltransferase UbiG, whose translation is MTDRPNNNVDAGEIAKFEALASRWWDKESEFKPLHDINPLRANYIDQHAGLAGKRVLDVGCGGGILSESMAQRGAQVMGIDMGEAPLNVAKLHALESGVEVDYQRIEVETLAQQQPASFDVVTCLEMLEHVPDPSSVVKACFELVKPGGQVFFSTINRNPKSYLFAIIGAEYVLRLLPAGTHDYNKFIKPSELAGWCRDTELEVLHMTGMTYNPITKHYKLTESDVSVNYLMATQRPAAA
- a CDS encoding HAD family hydrolase, which translates into the protein MSLPRPAAVLFDLDGTLVDTAPDFFGVVNQLRQQAGLSALDDQRIREQVSNGGTALTSLTWEISPEADGFAAKRQLLLDCYEQYIGSRCQLFQGFESLLARLNNSNIAWGIVTNKPRRYTELLLQRMPLTSPVVVCPEDVNHAKPHPEPLLLAAQQLQLEPAHCWYIGDHQRDIDAGRAAGMPTLGCRFGYVSDPTEADQWQADAVLDQPQDLQRLLSHYL
- a CDS encoding YciK family oxidoreductase; translated protein: MTANLSLSGRTILVTGAGYGIGREAALTYARAGATVLLLGRTQEALNDTYDLIEQEGLPQAAVLPFDLETQDEEAFRELASLIEQHFNHLDGVLMNASILGQRTPLESYDWNTFQRVMQVNVNGQFALIKHLLPLLRQAPADASVIFTTSSVGRQGRAYWGAYSVSKFATEGLMQVLAQELENTSQIRVNCINPGATRTSMRAAAFPAEDPTTVTAIEDIMPLYLHLMSPTSKDTHGQSLDAQPQRAPSA
- a CDS encoding GGDEF domain-containing protein, with the protein product MVSPLHSNGRAELRDEKIVTSIGDLAPRPDLRPELLLRLSGKLQTTLELQQLLEIFFDEIQQAILVDGITFHHANNGLHISQGKQSQHSVHYRLQTQGDYMGDLNFHRSTRFREHELANIEGLLTTLVYPVRNALRYHSALAAAFRDPLTGAGNRAALDRTLVREIELSKRHQHALSLLMIDLDWFKQINDKHGHSCGDKVLQQTVECISSCIRQTDMSFRYGGEEFIIVLSGASASGALRIAERIRISIEALRLQGSQGDIQLSASLGCVTLHGDDDKDSLLHRADEALYAAKSGGRNRVICETDLHSELPPAKAD
- the rluB gene encoding 23S rRNA pseudouridine(2605) synthase RluB, translating into MNERIQKLLADAGIASRREAERWIADGRITVNGVKAQLGDRASREDMVRVDGRTVKLAEAGRTRRVLAYNKPVGEVCTRTDPDGRATVFDHLPHTRGERWINVGRLDINTSGLLLFTTDGELANKLMHPSSGVDREYAVRVRGDVDEAMIARLKEGVLLDDGLARFTDVQFFDGEGQNKWFHVVLMEGKNREVRRLWESQGVEVSRLKRVRYGCIFMPANVPVGTWVELQQREVNDLADLVGLERKVRRRLVGKEKERFQRVQKRQKVRQTAQRRRRAAR